The Acanthopagrus latus isolate v.2019 chromosome 6, fAcaLat1.1, whole genome shotgun sequence genome includes a region encoding these proteins:
- the LOC119021728 gene encoding protein shisa-4-like isoform X2 — MTVTQAIRSCNSQNEIRSVLMVRKSCINPSVTSLSLEERNVAELLATGWDRHTGSNGCLAVISSRRYITAAEYCNRYQDTSGDYYDSQQCYSQYCCGYCTQRYCCADQRYRLAQDRCSQGTNQGGKNKLPTVLGSTLGTIFPLILIVGVIICCVAPCCFCYKKCRKGGNRGRQPVIGPGPMHPHSPSGGYQPAYPGFQPGPAQPGFGGMPNPGAPPPSYFNNDPGYNPAAFGPAQPMYPFGQLFATPPDSDETVQPPFNPAYDPNSVTA, encoded by the exons ATGACAGTAACTCAAGCGATACGCAGTTGCAACAGTCAAAACGAAATACGATCTGTTTTGATGGTTCGTAAATCTTGTATAAATCCCTCAGTGACAAGTCTTTCTCTAGAAGAGAGGAATGTTGCTGAGCTACTCGCTACAGGGtgggacagacacacaggttcAAACGGTTGTCTCGCTGTCATTTCCTCACGACGCTACATCACAGCAG CTGAATACTGCAACAGATATCAGGACACGTCTGGTGACTACTACGACAGTCAGCAATGTTACAGTCAGTACTGCTGTGGTTACTGTACCCAGAGGTACTGCTGCGCCGACCAGAGATACCGCCTTGCTCAAGACCGCTGCTCTCAAGG AACTAACCAAGGGGGAAAGAACAAACTCCCCACAGTTCTCGGAAGCACTTTAGGGACTATTTTCCCCCTCATCCTCATTGTGGGTGTCATCATCTGCTGTGTGGCTCCTTGCTGCTTCTGCTACAAGAAGTGTCGGAAAGGAGGCAACCGAGGACGCCAAC CTGTGATAGGCCCCGGACCCATGCACCCACACTCACCCTCCGGAGGATACCAACCGGCCTACCCAGGCTTCCAGCCCGGACCTGCCCAGCCTGGATTTGGAGGCATGCCCAACCCTGGAGCACCACCGCCCTCATACTTCAATA atgATCCAGGTTACAATCCAGCTGCATTCGGTCCAGCACAGCCGATGTATCCCTTTGGACAGCTTTTTGCAACTCCACCAGATTCAGATGAAACTGTGCAGCCGCCCTTCAACCCTGCTTATGACCCAAACTCTGTAACCGCATAG
- the LOC119021365 gene encoding protein shisa-5-like yields the protein MAPGLCSVVVLALCVTLAQYVSAGSKDCESYTDVHYTYYESKTCRTGFCCGSCNNRYCCQDSFWRFTEEEQENCIDWGRSHYSPLPMVLGIVGLVASVLIVVCCCVCPCCCLYKMCRKPRPVIATTTHTTVVTTAPQQYPRQQTSTPAQPQSYQGAQYPSYQPVPVQPGYGAHPPPQGYGAHPPPQGYGSHPPPQGYGSHPPPQGYGAQPMPTSPYHGQPLTAGPPPTYQEATGPSYPPNPMPYSQAAFTPGQQAYPLQPPVQPQPGAPAPHMDYLAQPAYNPDFVAPPPKTG from the exons ATGGCGCCAGGCCTGtgcagtgttgttgtgttggctTTGTGTGTGACCCTGGCCCAATATGTGTCCG CGGGGAGCAAGGACTGTGAATCGTACACAGATGTGCACTACACGTACTATGAATCCAAGACGTGCCGGACTGGATTCTGTTGTGGAAGCTGTAACAATAGATACTGCTGTCAAGATAGTTTCTGGCGTTTTACCGAGGAAGAACAAGAAAACTG CATAGACTGGGGTCGTTCCCATTATTCACCACTTCCCATGGTCCTTGGTATTGTTGGCCTTGTTGCCAGTGTGCTCATAGtcgtctgctgctgtgtttgtccctgctgctgcctgtacAAGATGTGCCGCAAGCCAAGAC CTGTGATCGCTACCACCACCCACACCACAGTGGTCACCACTGCTCCTCAGCAGTACCCCCGGCAGCAGACATCAACACCTGCACAGCCTCAGTCCTACCAGGGAGCCCAGTACCCATCCTACCAGCCCGTGCCAGTGCAGCCAGGCTATGGAGCCCACCCCCCACCTCAAGGCTACGGagcccaccccccaccccaagGTTACGGAtctcaccccccaccccaagGTTATGGATCTCACCCGCCACCCCAAGGTTACGGAGCGCAGCCCATGCCAACGTCACCCTACCACGGACAACCGCTCACAGCAGGACCTCCACCAACATATCAGGAAGCCA ccGGTCCTAGCTACCCTCCCAACCCGATGCCTTACAGCCAGGCTGCATTCACCCCCGGACAGCAAGCGTatcctctgcagcctcctgtCCAGCCGCAGCCCGGTGCTCCAGCCCCACACATGGACTACCTAGCCCAGCCAGCGTACAACCCGGATTTTGTTGCACCACCACCCAAAACTGGATAA
- the LOC119021728 gene encoding protein shisa-4-like isoform X1, whose translation MTVTQAIRSCNSQNEIRSVLMVRKSCINPSVTSLSLEERNVAELLATGWDRHTGSNGCLAVISSRRYITAGMGPSVLSSAVCVLCLTLLPAVWAEYCNRYQDTSGDYYDSQQCYSQYCCGYCTQRYCCADQRYRLAQDRCSQGTNQGGKNKLPTVLGSTLGTIFPLILIVGVIICCVAPCCFCYKKCRKGGNRGRQPVIGPGPMHPHSPSGGYQPAYPGFQPGPAQPGFGGMPNPGAPPPSYFNNDPGYNPAAFGPAQPMYPFGQLFATPPDSDETVQPPFNPAYDPNSVTA comes from the exons ATGACAGTAACTCAAGCGATACGCAGTTGCAACAGTCAAAACGAAATACGATCTGTTTTGATGGTTCGTAAATCTTGTATAAATCCCTCAGTGACAAGTCTTTCTCTAGAAGAGAGGAATGTTGCTGAGCTACTCGCTACAGGGtgggacagacacacaggttcAAACGGTTGTCTCGCTGTCATTTCCTCACGACGCTACATCACAGCAGGTATGGGCCCGTCTGTCTTGtccagtgctgtgtgtgttttgtgtctgaccCTGCTCCCAGCTGTATGGG CTGAATACTGCAACAGATATCAGGACACGTCTGGTGACTACTACGACAGTCAGCAATGTTACAGTCAGTACTGCTGTGGTTACTGTACCCAGAGGTACTGCTGCGCCGACCAGAGATACCGCCTTGCTCAAGACCGCTGCTCTCAAGG AACTAACCAAGGGGGAAAGAACAAACTCCCCACAGTTCTCGGAAGCACTTTAGGGACTATTTTCCCCCTCATCCTCATTGTGGGTGTCATCATCTGCTGTGTGGCTCCTTGCTGCTTCTGCTACAAGAAGTGTCGGAAAGGAGGCAACCGAGGACGCCAAC CTGTGATAGGCCCCGGACCCATGCACCCACACTCACCCTCCGGAGGATACCAACCGGCCTACCCAGGCTTCCAGCCCGGACCTGCCCAGCCTGGATTTGGAGGCATGCCCAACCCTGGAGCACCACCGCCCTCATACTTCAATA atgATCCAGGTTACAATCCAGCTGCATTCGGTCCAGCACAGCCGATGTATCCCTTTGGACAGCTTTTTGCAACTCCACCAGATTCAGATGAAACTGTGCAGCCGCCCTTCAACCCTGCTTATGACCCAAACTCTGTAACCGCATAG